Genomic segment of Sodaliphilus pleomorphus:
GGCAACTGTGTACTCGTTGCCATTGATTTTATATTTGTATTCTTTCATTTTGAAGTAAAGTCTGTTAATTTTTTTTGAAAACCTGGTTGTTATTTGCGTTGAGGCGTTGGGCACATCATTTGCTCCTTCGAGTTCCATGCAGTGGCGGTGTTGTGCTTGAAGGTCAACACGCCGCTTTCCTCGTCGTGGGCGTTGAAGTGCTGGTACAGTGCCATGCATATGGCTGTAATTTCCTCCTCGCCGGCCTCGGGTGCCGTAGCAGCAATGCTCGCTTGAGGCTCAACTGCCTGTGGGGCTGCCGGGGCTGCGTTCTTGTTGAGCGACTTGTCGCTCACATAGCCAAACAGCTTGAAGAGCAAGAACAGCAGGATGAGAGCCGAGAACACAATGAGCATGGCAATGATGGTGATGATCACGCCATAGGGATCGTGCTGGTGGAACTTTTCGATGTTCTCGTTCTTGATGCGAGTGTTGAAATTGCCGGGGGTGATGGCTTTCTCGATGCTGCTGCCGTCGCGCATTTCAAAATCGCCGTTGTGCTCTGCGCCCTCGATGGGCAAACGGCCTTCGGCCTTGAGCGCATAGGACTGGCTGGCTTTGAGCGAGGCAGGAATCGTGAGCTCGTCGACCAAGTCTCCGTTTACATCATATACTGCAATGTAGTTCTCTTTTCCATCGGCAAACTTAAACGGCAGGTGGAAGGTGCCATTTTGGATTTGCCCATCGGCAACAAACACGCATTGCCCGTGCTCGCCCAGGTTGGTGTTTCTTTCATCACCGCGCGGAATCATGTAGACTCCGGTTTTCAACGGGTCCTCTGAAAGGTAGCGAAGCACTGCATCGCGACCACGCACTTGCTCGCGCTGGTAGGCGATGTCCTCGTTGGCCTTTGTGAATATCTGGTCGGGACGTTTGTCGGTGATAAACATCTTCTCGATGGCATAGGCTTGATAGCTTGAGTTGTAAAGCTCGACCCATCCGGCCGTTGTGCCACCATACTGCGTGCTGTCTTGAGCAACCATCACCTCGGTGATGCGCAGGTTCTTGTGACCCTGTGCAAGTGCGCCGAAGCTCACGACTGCTGCAAGTAGCAGAAAAATGATATTTCTTTTATTCATCTCTTTTAACACTTTATATATATTAGAGAGGAATATTTCCGTGCTTTTTGGCCGGGTTGGTCAGTTTCTTGGTGCGAGTCTGCTCGAGTGCACGTATGATGCGGAAACGTGTGTTGCGTGGCTCGATCACGTCGTCGATGTAGCCGTACTTGGCTGCATTGTAAGGCGTGCAGAACAGGTCGTTGTACTCCTGCTCTTTCTCGGCAATAAATTGCTTGTGGTCGGCCATGATTTTCTTGGCCTCTTCCTCGCTCTTGGCCTCGGCTGCAGCAGCCTTTGCCATTTTGCCTTGCTTGGCATAGAGAATGCCTGCTGCACCGCTGGCACCCATCACTGCGATTTCGGCGCTTGGCCATGCATAGTTCATGTCGCCGCGCAGCTGCTTGCAGCTCATCACGATGTGGCTGCCGCCGTAGCTCTTGCGCAACGTCACTGTGATCTTGGGCACAGTTGCCTCGCCGTAGGCATAAAGCAGCTTGGCGCCGTTCATGATCACTGCGTTGTATTCTTGCTGCGTGCCGGGCAGGAAGCCGGGAACGTCGACCAGTGTCACCAGAGGGATGTTGAAGGCGTCGCAGAAACGCACAAAGCGTCCGCCCTTGCGGCTTGCATTCACATCGAGCACACCTGCCATGTAGTTGGGTTGGTTGGCAATCACACCCACGCTCTGGCCATTGAAGCGGGCAAAGCCCACGATGATATTCTTGGCCCAGTCCTTGTGAACCTCAAGGAACTCGCCGTTGTCGACGATTGCGCCTATCACGTCATACATGTTGTAGGGGTCGTTGGGGCTCTCGGGAATGACACTGTTGAGTGCATCCTCGGCACGATCGATGGGATCGGTGCACTCCACGCGCGGAGCTTCCTCCATGTTGTTGCTCGGCATGTAGCTCAGCAACTTCTTGATCAAGGCCATGGCCTCTTCCTCGTTTTCGGCTGCAAAGTGTGCCACACCGCTCTTGGTAGCGTGCACTTTTGCTCCACCCAGTTGCTCCTGGCTCACATCCTCGCCTGTCACGGTCTTTACCACCTTAGGTCCAGTGAGGAACATGTAGCTTATGCCTTGGCACATGATAATGAAGTCGGTGAGGGCGGGAGAGTATACGGCACCGCCGGCGCAGGGGCCTAAGATGGCCGATATCTGAGGAATCACGCCGCTGGCGTTGATGTTGCGCTGGAAGATCTCGGCATAGCCGCCCAGGGCATTGATGCCCTCCTGGATGCGTGCGCCGCCCGAGTCGTTGAGTCCAATGACGGGAGCTCCGTTCTTCATGGCCAAGTCCATGATCTTGCATATCTTCATGGCCATTGTCTCACTCAAGGCTCCGCCAAAAGAGGTTGCGTCTTGTGCGAAGATGTAGACGAGACGGCCCTCGATAGTGCCATATCCTGTCACGACAGCGTCGCCGTCGACCTGCTTCTTCTCCATGCCGAAGTTGGTGCAGCGATGACGCACAAACATGTCAAGTTCCTCAAAGCTGCCTTCGTCGAGGAGCATGTTGATTCTTTCGCGGGCAGTGTATTTGCCCTTGTCGTGCTGTTTTTGAATGGCTTTTTCGCCACCACCGAGGCGCGCAGCATTACGGCGCTCGATCAGCTCTTGAATTTTTTCAAGTTGTTTGCCCATTATTCTTTTTACTTATTTGGATTTTCACAAAGTTCGATTAATGCTCCGCAAGTGCTCTTGGGGTGTACAAAAGCGATGTTCAAGCCGTCGGCACCCTTGCGAGGAGTCTTGTCGATCACGCGCTCACCCTTCTCTTGCAATTCGTTGAGTGCATTGGCCAGACCGTCCTCAACGGCAAAAGCCATGTGCTGAATGCCGCCGTGGCCGCCGTTCTTGGCAATGAACTTTGCAATGGCGCTCTCGTCGCTCGTAGCCTCAAGCAACTCGATCTTGGTTTCTCCCACTTTCAGGAAAGCGGTCTTTACATGTTGGTCGGCAACTTCTTCGATCTTGTAGCACTTGGTGTTCAGTAATTTCTCGTAAAATGGGATTGCTTGCTCAAGCGATGCAACAGCAATGCCCACGTGTTCGATGTGTGAAATCTGCATAACGAAAATTTGTTTTAAAAAGTTGTTATATAATTAGTTAATTGATATTTAAAAGTAATGTCGATATTATGCCCCGCAGGTCGGCAATTCTTCAGTGCAAATTTACTACAAATTATTTAAAAGGCGGCCATTATTCGAGCAAGAATTACTTTTAAACTTCTTTAAAAATAATATCAAATTTTAAATTCTTGCCACCTGCTATTTTACATTGGAATCGCACATCTTATTAATTGCCGCAACCACGCCATGCTCCCCACCATGTGCTTAATTTGTATTTGATCTAAATTGCAATGTTGTGCAAAGTTGTCGTTTTTTGTGTGGATTATTGAGCTTTGAAATTCTTGTTTTGGAAAACTTTTACAATGGTTTAAATTGTTAAACTATTGATATTAAGAGTTGTATGTATATGAATTGGAAATTTTAATTTTTCAAAGCAAATCTTTGTTTTAAAAAATGATTGTTGCTAAATTTGCGCTGGTTTCGCCAAAAAAAATAATTTAACACATACTATTATAATATACTTTCAAAAGTGAACACAACGACATACACTTATGAAGAAGCTTATGAAGCCACACTCAAGTATTTTGGTGGCGATGAGCTGGCAGCAAGGGTCTGGACGAGCAAGTATGCTCTGAAGGACTCGCTGGGACATCTTTATGAGCTTACCCCCGACGACATGCATCACCGCATCGCCCATGAGATTGCACGCATAGAGAACAAGTATCCCAATCCAATGAGTGAAGAAAAAATCTTCGGCTTGATAAAGCATTTTCGCTACATTGTGCCACAGGGCAGCCCTATGGCGGGCATTGGCAACAATTTCCAAGTTGGCTCGTTGTCCAATTGCTTTGTCATTGGCCTTGATGGTTATCCCGACAGCTACGGGGGCATCTTGAAGATCGACGAAGAGCAGGTTCAGCTCATGAAACGACGTGGTGGTGTGGGCCACGACTTGTCGCACATTCGCCCTAAAGGCTCTCCGGTGAAGAACTCGGCTTTGACCTCGACAGGACTTGTACCCTTCATGGAACGCTACAGCAACAGCACCCGCGAGGTTGCTCAAGACGGGCGCCGCGGTGCGCTCATGCTCACGGTGAGCATCAAGCATCCCGATAGCGAGGCCTTTATCGATGCAAAAATGACCGAGGGCAAGGTCACTGGCGCCAATGTGAGCGTGCGCATCGACGACGATTTCATGAAGGCTGCCACCGAGGGAAAGAAATATGTTCAACAATACCCCGTGCATGCCGATTCCCCCCTGTATAAGAAAGAAATCGACGCCTCGAAGCTGTGGGGCAAAATCGTGCACAATGCTTGGAAAAGCGCCGAGCCTGGCGTTTTGTTCTGGGACACGATCATTCGCGAGTCGGTGCCCGACTGCTATGCCGACCTCGGCTTCCGCACGATTTCGACCAATCCTTGCGGAGAGATCCCGTTGTGTCCCTACGACAGCTGCCGCTTGCTTGCTATCAACTTGTATTCCTATGTCGAGAATCCGTTTACCAAGGAAGCTCGATTCAACTTCGATTTGTTCAAGGAGCACATTGGCTACGCCCAGCGCATTATGGACGACATCATCGACCTTGAAATGGAAAAAATCGAGAAAATCTTAGATAAAATCAAGAGCGATCCCGAAACGTTGGAAGTGAAGCAAACTGAGTTGAACTTATGGAACAAGATACGCAACAAGACCTTGAAAGGCCGCCGCACGGGCGTGGGAACCACTGCCGAAGGCGACATGATTGCCGCCATGGGACTGCGCTATGGCACCGAGCCTGCTACCGAGTTCTCGGTGAGTGTGCATCGCGCACTGGCACTGGCCGCCTATCGCTCTTCGGTCAACATGGCCAAAGAGAGAGGGGCTTTTGAAGTCTACGATGCGCAGCGTGAGAAGAACAATCCCTACATCAACCGTCTCAAGGAGGCCGACCCCGAGCTGTATGACAGCATGGTGAAGTACGGCCGCCGCAATATTGCCTGTCTCACAATCGCACCCACAGGCACCACCAGCATCATGACGCAGACCACGTCGGGCATCGAACCTGTCTTTCTTCCTGTGTACAAGCGTCGCCGCAAGGTGAATCCTAACGACAAAGATGTGCATGTCGATTATGTCGACAGCACAGGCGATGCCTTTGAGGAATATATCGTCTACCATCCTAAGTTTGTCACCTGGATGCAAGTCAACGGCATTGAGGTGCGGCATGACTACACGCAGCAGCAGCTCGATGAGATTGTAGCCAAGTCTCCCTACTACAAGGCTACGTCCAACGATGTTGACTGGGTTGAAAAAGTGAAGATGCAGGGTGCCGTGCAAAAATGGGTCGACCACTCGATAAGCGTTACAATCAACCTGCCTAACGACATCAGCGAGGATATGGTGAACAAACTTTATGTAGAGGCGTGGAAGGCTGGTTGCAAGGGATGCACTGTGTACCGCGATGGCTCTCGCTCGGGTGTGCTTGTCACGCTCACCAGCGAGGACAAGAAAAAAGAGAAAGAGAAGCAGGCACACTACATGGCCGAAGAAGAGCACATCTTGAAGCGCCCGATTGTGCTTGACGCCGATGTTGTGCGTTTCCAGAACAACAAGGAGAAGTGGATTGCATTCATCGGCCTCATCGACGGACGCCCCTACGAGATATTTACCGGTATTGCCGACGACGAAGAGGGCATTTTCTGTCCTAAGTCGGTAACCAAGGGCAAGATTATCAAAGTCATAGGAGAGGATGGCGAGAAACGCTACGATTTCCAGTTTGTGAACAAGCGAGGGTTTAAAACCACTATCGAGGGCTTGAGCGAGAAGTTCAATCCCGAGTTCTGGAATTATGCCAAGCTCATCTCTGGTGTGCTGCGCTACGGCATGCCTATAGCCCAGGTGCTGAAATTGGTGAGCAGTCTTGAGCTCGACAATCAGTCGATCAATACCTGGAAAATGGGTGTGGAGCGTGCCCTCAAGAAATACCTGCCCAACGGCACCAAAGCCAAGGGCAAGAAATGTCCCAATTGTGGCCAGGAAACCCTTATCTATCAAGAGGGATGCTTGATATGCACCAATTGCGGCACGTCGCGCTGTGGCTGATGCTTTCAGTCATTTGAACTGAAGATTGGTTACAAGGGGTCGAAAAGCAATTTTTGGCCCCTTTAATTTTGGCATTTTAACCTTTTGCAGTAACTTTATGACTTAAAAAGAAAACCTATGAGGGCCATATTCACTATCAACTACGTCACGCAGTGGGGCGAAAACCTGTTTCTTGTTTCAGACAGCGACGGGGCCTCGCATGCAATGACCTTTCACGACAATTTTTATTGGTCGTGTGAGTTGGAGGCTGGAGACGACTTTGTCTACCATTACGAGGTCAATGCTGGCGTGCGAGTGCGTATCGAGCCCTTTGGTCACAACCTTTCATTCTGCCGCAGCAACACACTCGATGAGGTGACGCTGCTCGATTCATGGCAAGATTATGAGAGCGACAACATTTTTTGCACATCCCCATTCCAGATCATGTTTCCACGCAAGCGACCGCGCCGTGTGGACAAATGTGTGATGCCGTCGCATGTTACGCTAAGGGTCAAGGCGCCTGCAATACCGCCTGAATATGCCCTGTCCATAACTGGCGGCTCGTTGCAATTGGGCAACTGGCAACCGCAAAAGGCGGCAAGATTGATTCCTGCCGATTTTCCGTATTGGACTGTGTGTCTGCAGCCTGAGGGCGTTTATGAGTTCAAGTTTATTGTAGTCGACCGCGAGAGCGGCGAACTTGTAGCTTGGGAAGAGGGCGACAATCGCGAGCTTGCGGTTACATTTCCGCACAATAGTGCACTTGTTGTCACAGGGCTGAAATTCCGCAATCCGCTCAGCAAGTGGAAATGTGCAGGAACTGCTGTGCCTCTCTTCGCTTTGCGCACAGCATCTGACTTTGGCGT
This window contains:
- a CDS encoding adenosylcobalamin-dependent ribonucleoside-diphosphate reductase; its protein translation is MNTTTYTYEEAYEATLKYFGGDELAARVWTSKYALKDSLGHLYELTPDDMHHRIAHEIARIENKYPNPMSEEKIFGLIKHFRYIVPQGSPMAGIGNNFQVGSLSNCFVIGLDGYPDSYGGILKIDEEQVQLMKRRGGVGHDLSHIRPKGSPVKNSALTSTGLVPFMERYSNSTREVAQDGRRGALMLTVSIKHPDSEAFIDAKMTEGKVTGANVSVRIDDDFMKAATEGKKYVQQYPVHADSPLYKKEIDASKLWGKIVHNAWKSAEPGVLFWDTIIRESVPDCYADLGFRTISTNPCGEIPLCPYDSCRLLAINLYSYVENPFTKEARFNFDLFKEHIGYAQRIMDDIIDLEMEKIEKILDKIKSDPETLEVKQTELNLWNKIRNKTLKGRRTGVGTTAEGDMIAAMGLRYGTEPATEFSVSVHRALALAAYRSSVNMAKERGAFEVYDAQREKNNPYINRLKEADPELYDSMVKYGRRNIACLTIAPTGTTSIMTQTTSGIEPVFLPVYKRRRKVNPNDKDVHVDYVDSTGDAFEEYIVYHPKFVTWMQVNGIEVRHDYTQQQLDEIVAKSPYYKATSNDVDWVEKVKMQGAVQKWVDHSISVTINLPNDISEDMVNKLYVEAWKAGCKGCTVYRDGSRSGVLVTLTSEDKKKEKEKQAHYMAEEEHILKRPIVLDADVVRFQNNKEKWIAFIGLIDGRPYEIFTGIADDEEGIFCPKSVTKGKIIKVIGEDGEKRYDFQFVNKRGFKTTIEGLSEKFNPEFWNYAKLISGVLRYGMPIAQVLKLVSSLELDNQSINTWKMGVERALKKYLPNGTKAKGKKCPNCGQETLIYQEGCLICTNCGTSRCG
- a CDS encoding OadG family protein yields the protein MNKRNIIFLLLAAVVSFGALAQGHKNLRITEVMVAQDSTQYGGTTAGWVELYNSSYQAYAIEKMFITDKRPDQIFTKANEDIAYQREQVRGRDAVLRYLSEDPLKTGVYMIPRGDERNTNLGEHGQCVFVADGQIQNGTFHLPFKFADGKENYIAVYDVNGDLVDELTIPASLKASQSYALKAEGRLPIEGAEHNGDFEMRDGSSIEKAITPGNFNTRIKNENIEKFHQHDPYGVIITIIAMLIVFSALILLFLLFKLFGYVSDKSLNKNAAPAAPQAVEPQASIAATAPEAGEEEITAICMALYQHFNAHDEESGVLTFKHNTATAWNSKEQMMCPTPQRK
- the mce gene encoding methylmalonyl-CoA epimerase, producing the protein MQISHIEHVGIAVASLEQAIPFYEKLLNTKCYKIEEVADQHVKTAFLKVGETKIELLEATSDESAIAKFIAKNGGHGGIQHMAFAVEDGLANALNELQEKGERVIDKTPRKGADGLNIAFVHPKSTCGALIELCENPNK
- a CDS encoding acyl-CoA carboxylase subunit beta, whose protein sequence is MGKQLEKIQELIERRNAARLGGGEKAIQKQHDKGKYTARERINMLLDEGSFEELDMFVRHRCTNFGMEKKQVDGDAVVTGYGTIEGRLVYIFAQDATSFGGALSETMAMKICKIMDLAMKNGAPVIGLNDSGGARIQEGINALGGYAEIFQRNINASGVIPQISAILGPCAGGAVYSPALTDFIIMCQGISYMFLTGPKVVKTVTGEDVSQEQLGGAKVHATKSGVAHFAAENEEEAMALIKKLLSYMPSNNMEEAPRVECTDPIDRAEDALNSVIPESPNDPYNMYDVIGAIVDNGEFLEVHKDWAKNIIVGFARFNGQSVGVIANQPNYMAGVLDVNASRKGGRFVRFCDAFNIPLVTLVDVPGFLPGTQQEYNAVIMNGAKLLYAYGEATVPKITVTLRKSYGGSHIVMSCKQLRGDMNYAWPSAEIAVMGASGAAGILYAKQGKMAKAAAAEAKSEEEAKKIMADHKQFIAEKEQEYNDLFCTPYNAAKYGYIDDVIEPRNTRFRIIRALEQTRTKKLTNPAKKHGNIPL